From the genome of Candidatus Paceibacterota bacterium:
TGCGGGCCTATGGGGTTTTGGTTTCAAGCAATATCAAAAAGATCGTATTCTCAACTTTATTCATCCGCTTTCAAATATTCAAGGGACTGGTTACAATGCTTACCAAGCGACAGTGACTGTAGGGTCAGGACAGCTGATAGGCAAGGGGATTGGCTATGGCACGCAGTCACGTCTGAAATTTTTACCTGAATATCAGACGGACTTTGTTTTTGCGGCTTTTGCCGAGGAGTGGGGTTTTATCGGGGTCTTTATTTTATTAATTCTTTTCGGCATTTTGATTTGGCGAATTTTGGCCAATGCCGTGCGGGGTGAGACCAATTTTGAAATTTTGTTTGGTGTCGGTCTGGCCATCTTTTTTATGACCCACCTCATCATCAATATTGGTATGAATGTAGGCCTATTGCCGGTGACGGGTATTCCGGTGCCGTTTATGAGCTATGGAGGTTCGCACTTGGTGACGGAGTGTCTCGGTATCGGTATTTTGATGAGCATGCGCAGGTATGCGAGGGCCACCCACAAGGATGTGATCAAGAATGAGTTTCATCCACTTTAATAAATAACTTATAATACTAAAATATGAGTTCTAACGAAAAAGATACTTATTTTGTGGCAGTAAAGGTTTTTCTTGAAAAAGATGGGAAGTTTTTAATTATGAAAGATAACTTCGGTGATTGGGATTTGCCCGGAGGGAGAATAAAAAAGGATGAATTTGAGGCACCGTTAGAAAATATTATTAATAGAAAAATGAATCAAGAGGTTGGTAACGAAGTTGAATATGAAATCGGCAAGCCCTTATTATTTTTAAGGCATGAGAGAGTGGAAGCGACGGAAGGTAGTCCTACAGTTAGAATATTTGCCATTGGTTATCCAGCTAATTACAAAAATGGAGAGATTAGGCTTTCCGAGCGCCACACTGAATTGCTCTGGGTCGACATCAAAACTTTTAAACCAGAGGACTATTTCAAAGGAGGCTGGCTTAAAGGAGTACAGGAATATTTAACTATCAAAAATTCTTAAAGAAAAAATAATCTCCTTTTTGGAGACCCCGCAGCCAAAGCGTTGGCGAGGATAAGGAAAATTTCAGTAGAAATTTTCCGTGTCTCCAAAAAGGAGATTATTTTTTCTTTACATTTTGTTATAGAGATTGAAAGTTCCTTCGATCATTTTTTCAAGACTAAAATCCTTGGCAATTTTTTCTTTCAGATTGGCACCAAGTGAGGCGAACATCTCTGGGTGGTCATCTAGGTAAAGTAGGGCGTTGCGGATTTCGTTGGGGCGGGCAGGGGCGACGAGAAGTCCGCTGACTAGATTTTCAATTACTTCAGGAATGCCGCCAACTTTGGTGGCGATGACGGGCAGGGAGGCGGCACCAGCTTCGAGGATGACGTATGGTAAGCCTTCTTTAACCGAGGGTAAAAGAAAAATATCAAAAGCTGGTAATAAACGCGCGGCATCCTTTTTATAGCCCGCCAAAAAAATACGATCACCGGTTTTGGTGTCCGTAATTAGTTTTTCTAGCTCAGCTCTTTTTTCTCCCTCGCCAATAATGACGTAGAGCAAATCATTTTTGATATATTCCGCGAGGCCTTGGACAGCATAAGGGAGGCCTTTGTTGTGATTGAGCTCAGCAATGGTACCAACAATTTTTTTCTTTGCCATTTTTTCATCCACTTTGATGCCAAGTTCTTGCAGAGCCTCTTCTTTTGAAAGTGTGGGCAAAGCTCTGATGCCAAGGGGTATGACGTGAAGCTTTTTGGCTGCACCAGGCCACTTGGCGACCATGGCCCGCTCTTTTTCTGAAAGCACTATCACACTATGGGAAAAAATAATCGTAAGCCAAGATAAAATTTTGATGATGAGAGTAGCGAATGTACCCCGAGGCTCTTTAAAAGCCCAACCATGCGCGGTGAAAATGATCTGAGGCACTCGACAGAATCTACCTGCAAGCGCTCCAAGCCCCCCGATTTTTGAACTATTGATATGGAGTACATCTGGTTTTTCGGCTCGGATTATTTTTATGAGACTAAAAAAAACGCCGAGGTCTTTTAAAAAAGAAACATCCCGCTCGGCTTTGGGAATAGAGATAGTCCGAATGCCGATTGCTTCGAGCTTTTCAGCTAGCTGACCATGTCCACCGAGGGCGACAACTCCCTCATTTTGGCCTTCATTTTGTTTGGAGAGAGAGGTGGCCAGGTCGTAAACATAGCGTTGGGCCCCTCCGAAATTGGATTTGGTGATGCAGTAGAGGATTTTCATGCGTTTTGAGTGGCGGGGGCGCGGCGCCCCCGCCACTATGAATTTGCTGTTTATAGGAGTATATTATTGCATATTATGACCGTGTTTAATAGAAAAGAGCCTTTTATCCTCCTTGTCGGGGATATTGCCGTATTGGTAGCTACCTTGTGGCTAGCCCTTTACCTCCGTTTTTTTACTGTCCCTTCGCATCAATATTTTCTTGACCACCTCGTGCCTTTTTCCTTGGTTTTTTTGGTCTGGATCTTGGTCTTTTTTATTGCTGGTCTGTATGAACGGCAGACTGTAGTTTTGCGTGGGCGCCTACCCTCATCTCTAGCTTTTGCCCACGTGGCCAACAGTATCATTGCCGTCCTGTTCTTTTATTTTATCCCTTATTTCGGCATTACTCCAAAAACCAATCTTTTTATTTACTTAGTCGTTTCGTTTGCAGGCATGGCTGTCTGGCGTCTAGTTCTCTACCCAATATTTTCGATTCGTAAATCCGACCGGGCCATTTTGATTGCGGGAGGCTATGAAGGTCGGGAAGTGGCGGACGAGCTAAAAGCTAACAATCGTCACGGCATCACCTTATCTTCATTTATCAATCTCGACGAAGCGGATCTTTCTTTGATTGGACAAACTGTCTCCCAGCTCGTCAAAGAGCAAAAAATATCGATTGTGATTATTGACTTGCACAGTGAAAAGATTGAAAAGGCATTGCCTCTTTTATATGGTTTGGTTTTTTCAAGTGTTCATTTTGTGGATTTCAATGATATTTATGAGGCTCTCTTTCGTCGCTTGCCAGAGTCTCTCATCAAGCACAACTGGTTTCTCGCCAATATGTCGCTCGAGTCGAGTATTGTGTATGATGCCTTGAAACGCCTGGTGGATTTTATGGCCGCCTTTATCATTGGCCTCGTTTCTTTAGTTTTCTATCCATTTGTTTTTATAGCTACAAAGCTATGTGATGGCGGGTCTATCTTTATTCATCAGTTTAGGATTGGAAAAAATAATCGTCCGATTAAAATTATTAAGTTTCGGACAATGCGCGATGGAATAGAAGTGACCAGTGTCGGTTCATTTCTTCGCAGGACTCGCATCGATGAGTTACCTCAGCTTTGGAACGTGGTCAAAGGGGACATCTCATTGATCGGTCCTCGCCCAGAGCTGCCTGAGCTAGTGAAAGTCTACGAAGAGCAAATCCCATACTATAGCGTCCGCCATCTGGTGACTCCAGGCCTTTCGGGCTGGGCTCAGATGTATCATCAGCAGCACCCTCATCATGCCGCCGATGTCGAAGAGACTCGCAACAAGCTTTCCTATGATCTTTATTACATTAAAAACCGCTCTTTTATGCTTGATATTATGATTGCTCTTAAGACAATCAAGACCTTGGTGACTTTTGTGGGGAAGTAGTTTTGTTTGCTTATTTCTCCAAAATAGCTATAATTGCCAGCACAACTTAAATATTTAATCCCATGCTAAAAACACGTGTTTTCGCCATCTTTCTGATTATCGTCGGTCTCGGCCTAGGTTATTTTGTCAACAGCAATAGCGCCAACGCCTCACACCCTTTCAAGCTCGGTCTTGATCTCAACGGCGGGACGCATCTTGTCTACCAGGCTGATGTCTCAAAAATAGCGGCCAGTGACGTAGATGGTGCCATGCAGTCTTTGCGGGATGTCATTGAAAACCGCATCAATGTTTTTGGGGTAGCGGAGCCTCTTGTCCAGACTGAAAAGGCCACTATTGGAGGTGTGCAAGTCAACAAGCTCATTGTCGAACTTCCGGGAGTGACCGATGTTAATAAAGCGATTGCCTTGATTGGCGCGACACCTACTCTGGATTTTCGGACTGAAAAGGCTAGCACCGCTTCGTCATCGGCTTTGGATACGGCCACTTCAAGCGAAGACATCGCTTCGCTTTTTGATGTCACTCCTTTGACCGGTCAATATCTTCAGCGAGCTACTCTTGAGTTTGATCAAAACAATCAGGCTATGGTGGGGCTCCAGTTCAACTCTGATGGCGCCAAACTTTTCGCGGATATTACCAAGGCCAATATTGGCAAACGGGTGGCCATCTTTCTCGACGGCAAACCTATCTCTATCCCAGTCGTCCAAAGCGTGATCACGAGCGGTCAGGCTCAGATCTCTGGAGGCAACATGACTCCTGATGAAGCCAAGACTTTAGTGCGCAATCTAAACTACGGCGCCTTGCCCGTACCTATTCAGCTCATCGGGACTCAGACTATTGGTGCTTCTCTCGGGGCGGATGCTTTAAATACTAGTGTCAAAGCCGGTCTGTGGGGTTTCCTTTTGGTCGCTCTCTTCTTGCTTCTTTGGTATCGTTTGCCTGGCTTGGTGGCCATTGTTTCTTTGGCTATGTATACAGCTATCAACCTGACTCTTTACAAACTCATCCCAGTGACTTTGACTTCAGCCGGTCTCGCCGGCTTTATTTTGTCTATCGGTATGGCAGTGGATGCCAATATTCTTATTTTCGAACGTATGAAAGAGGAATTGAAAAAAGGTCTGGCGCTCGAAGACGCCGTGCGTGAAGGTTTTGCTCGCGCTTGGCTTTCGATCCGCGATTCAAACCTTTCGTCTATTATTACGGCGATCATCCTGTACACTTTTGCCACCTCAGCTCTGATCAAAGGTTTTGCACTAGTCTTTTTGATCGGTGTGCTTGTCTCTATGTTTACCGCTATTACTGTATCCCGCACATTTTTGA
Proteins encoded in this window:
- a CDS encoding FtsW/RodA/SpoVE family cell cycle protein translates to ALHPDFGSAITIFAIWLGMVLVSGISKKHIAIVFLVGAVAFAGLWGFGFKQYQKDRILNFIHPLSNIQGTGYNAYQATVTVGSGQLIGKGIGYGTQSRLKFLPEYQTDFVFAAFAEEWGFIGVFILLILFGILIWRILANAVRGETNFEILFGVGLAIFFMTHLIINIGMNVGLLPVTGIPVPFMSYGGSHLVTECLGIGILMSMRRYARATHKDVIKNEFHPL
- a CDS encoding glycosyltransferase → MKILYCITKSNFGGAQRYVYDLATSLSKQNEGQNEGVVALGGHGQLAEKLEAIGIRTISIPKAERDVSFLKDLGVFFSLIKIIRAEKPDVLHINSSKIGGLGALAGRFCRVPQIIFTAHGWAFKEPRGTFATLIIKILSWLTIIFSHSVIVLSEKERAMVAKWPGAAKKLHVIPLGIRALPTLSKEEALQELGIKVDEKMAKKKIVGTIAELNHNKGLPYAVQGLAEYIKNDLLYVIIGEGEKRAELEKLITDTKTGDRIFLAGYKKDAARLLPAFDIFLLPSVKEGLPYVILEAGAASLPVIATKVGGIPEVIENLVSGLLVAPARPNEIRNALLYLDDHPEMFASLGANLKEKIAKDFSLEKMIEGTFNLYNKM
- a CDS encoding sugar transferase, giving the protein MTVFNRKEPFILLVGDIAVLVATLWLALYLRFFTVPSHQYFLDHLVPFSLVFLVWILVFFIAGLYERQTVVLRGRLPSSLAFAHVANSIIAVLFFYFIPYFGITPKTNLFIYLVVSFAGMAVWRLVLYPIFSIRKSDRAILIAGGYEGREVADELKANNRHGITLSSFINLDEADLSLIGQTVSQLVKEQKISIVIIDLHSEKIEKALPLLYGLVFSSVHFVDFNDIYEALFRRLPESLIKHNWFLANMSLESSIVYDALKRLVDFMAAFIIGLVSLVFYPFVFIATKLCDGGSIFIHQFRIGKNNRPIKIIKFRTMRDGIEVTSVGSFLRRTRIDELPQLWNVVKGDISLIGPRPELPELVKVYEEQIPYYSVRHLVTPGLSGWAQMYHQQHPHHAADVEETRNKLSYDLYYIKNRSFMLDIMIALKTIKTLVTFVGK
- the secD gene encoding protein translocase subunit SecD, encoding MLKTRVFAIFLIIVGLGLGYFVNSNSANASHPFKLGLDLNGGTHLVYQADVSKIAASDVDGAMQSLRDVIENRINVFGVAEPLVQTEKATIGGVQVNKLIVELPGVTDVNKAIALIGATPTLDFRTEKASTASSSALDTATSSEDIASLFDVTPLTGQYLQRATLEFDQNNQAMVGLQFNSDGAKLFADITKANIGKRVAIFLDGKPISIPVVQSVITSGQAQISGGNMTPDEAKTLVRNLNYGALPVPIQLIGTQTIGASLGADALNTSVKAGLWGFLLVALFLLLWYRLPGLVAIVSLAMYTAINLTLYKLIPVTLTSAGLAGFILSIGMAVDANILIFERMKEELKKGLALEDAVREGFARAWLSIRDSNLSSIITAIILYTFATSALIKGFALVFLIGVLVSMFTAITVSRTFLKALGFKKKNRFIHFIFSNGLDK